The Arthrobacter sp. Marseille-P9274 DNA window GCATCAGGGCCACTACCAGGGCCAACAGCAGCCCGAGCGCGAAGCTGGCCAGGGACAGCGGTATGGTCCCCGTCAGGCCGGCCCGGACGATCGGCCAGAGCGACGTCCTGAGCAGCTCCCAGTCCACATTCATAGGTTCAGGCTAGTGCACCGGCGGAAGCGGACCGGCCCGGCACTTCCCGCGGCACGCCGGAAGTGGTTGAATCAGCCCATCGCGCGTGACGGGATCCAGCCCAGGGGGACCGGATGGCTGAACATGAACTGGCATTCCTCGCTACCAATGACCCGTGCGCGATCACACGGGGCCGGGCGATGCCCGTGGAACAGCCCGGATATCGGCTCATCGGGTTCCGCAACGCTGCGCGCGTGTACGGGTTGGAGGGCTCATGATTCATTCTGCCGAGGAACTGTTCGAAGCGCTCACGGTGGCGCTGGACGGCGAGTTGGACGCCGCCGTCGCGCTCCGCCACAGTCTGCACCAGTACCCCTGCCTGTCCGGGAAGGAAGCCCCGGCCGCGGCAACCCTGGCCACGGCGCTGGGCCTGCCGGTCAGGTCCATTGCGGGGACCGGGTTCATGGCGCGCACCGGTCCGGACTTCGGTCCGGCCGTGGGCATCCGCGCCGAGCTGGACGCGCTGCCGCTGTATGAGGCCACCGGGGTCGAGTGGGCCGCGGAGAACGGCGTCATGCACGCCTGCGGGCACGATGTGCACCAGGCCGCCATGGTCGCCTTCGTGCGGGCGGCCGGAAGGGTCCGGCTGCCCGCCGCGGTGGTGGCGATCGCCCAGCCGCGCGAGGAAGGGCACCCCTCCGGTGCGCGCGACATCGTGGACGAGGGAGGACTGGAGGCAGCCGGGATCGGAGCGGTGCTGGCGGTCCACGTCCACCACGCCCTGCCCGCGGGCTCCGTCAGCATCCTCGGCGGAAGCGTCAACGCCGCCTACGACGAGTTCACGATCACCGTGCACGGGCGGGGCGGGCACGGCGCCTACCCGCACCTGGCGATCGATCCCGTGCCGGTCGCGGCCCGGATCACGCTCGCGCTCTACGACCTCGTCCGCAGCAGCGTCAATCCGGTCGAAGCCGCGACGCTCACGGTCGGCATGCTCTCCGCGGGCACCGCCCGCAACATCATCCCGGACATGGCGGTGCTGGGCGGCACGCTGCGGAGCATGACCGTCGAGGACCAAGAACGTATGCACCGAGGCCTGCGCGAGGTCGCCGAGCACCAGGCGATGTCCTTCGGGGCGCGCGCGGCGGTAAGCATCGACCGCGGCGATCCCGTCCTGGTGAACGACGACGAAATGGCCCGCCTCGGCGCCCGGTGGGTCCATCGCGCGGGCCTGCCGCTGGGTGAGCCTCTTCGCAGCTGCGGCTCCGACGACTTCGCCTTCTTCACGCAGAAGGTGCCCGGGGTGATGGCCTTCCTGGGCGTGGACGGCCACGAGAGCATGGTC harbors:
- a CDS encoding M20 family metallopeptidase, encoding MIHSAEELFEALTVALDGELDAAVALRHSLHQYPCLSGKEAPAAATLATALGLPVRSIAGTGFMARTGPDFGPAVGIRAELDALPLYEATGVEWAAENGVMHACGHDVHQAAMVAFVRAAGRVRLPAAVVAIAQPREEGHPSGARDIVDEGGLEAAGIGAVLAVHVHHALPAGSVSILGGSVNAAYDEFTITVHGRGGHGAYPHLAIDPVPVAARITLALYDLVRSSVNPVEAATLTVGMLSAGTARNIIPDMAVLGGTLRSMTVEDQERMHRGLREVAEHQAMSFGARAAVSIDRGDPVLVNDDEMARLGARWVHRAGLPLGEPLRSCGSDDFAFFTQKVPGVMAFLGVDGHESMVAPEHPRALHSSSFLPADSAVEQTARALAGMYVGAALRLGVVSEP